The genomic DNA ACAGTATACGTAAACCCTTCCGTAGTGGGCGGAACTACCCAGTAGTGGGGAAAGGGTGAAAATGCTGCGAAGGCTGGTCTCTGTATCTCTCATATTGGTGTTCTCCGGATGTGACTCCGGGAGCACTGGCCACGATGCGTCACTGGACGGGAGGCTCCCGACGGATGGCGCCCAGCCAACCTGCGAGCTCGAGCCCTGTCTCAACGGCGGGACGTGCGACGACTCGTCAGGCACGATCTCGTGCATCTGCGCCCCCGGCTACGAGGGCGACCTCTGTGAAGTCGACATCGACGACTGCGCAGACGCGCCCTGCCAGAACGACGGCACCTGCATCGACGAGGTCGACGGCTTCACGTGTGACTGCCCGGACGGTTGGGCTGGCGACACGTGTGAAGAAGAGATCGAGGACTGCGACCCCAACCCGTGCATGAACGGCGGGACCTGTGACGACTCCTCGGGCGTTCCGGTCTGTACCTGCCCGGCGGGATTCGATGGGAGCATCTGCAACGTCGACATCGACGAGTGCGACCCCGACCCGTGCCTGAACGGCGGCGCCTGCTCCGACGGCATCGACTCGTTCACCTGCGCTTGCCCGCCCGGCTATGTCGGCGCCACCTGCGAGACCGACGTCGATGACTGCGCCTCGGCCCCCTGCCTGAACGGCGGCACGTGCACCGACGGCGTCGACTCGTTCACCTGCGCCTGCGCGGGTGGCTACACCGGGCCGACCTGCTCCACCGCGCCTTCGCGTCGGAGCTGCCTCGAGATCCTGAACGCCGGTGAGTCGACCGGGAGCGGCACCTACATGATCGATGTCGACGCGGGCGGTCCGCTGGCGCCGATCAGCGTGTACTGCGACATGGTGACCGACGGCGGCGGATACACCTACCACGCGCTCACGGGCACCGGCGTCAGCACGACCCGGCGCACCGAGGCGAACAGCTGCCAGGCCCTGGGGATGGACATGGTCGTCCTCCGCAGCGAGGCGCAGTACAACGCGCTCATCGCGGAGTACCCGGTCCAGACGTACTTCAGGACCGTGCCCGGCCTCTACGGGACCGTCCGCGCCAACTACACGAGCTGCGCGATGAACTCGGAGTCGAACTCCGCCTGCTCCACCGACTGGCGAGCGATCGACGGCGGCTTCTGGTGGCTTCGGAACGGGCGGTACTCGGAGCCCAACGGCGACTACACGGTGGACTGCTGGCTCGGGACGGACGGCCAGTTCCCTCACCAGCGCTTCAACGACGGCAACTGCGGCTACGCGACGGGCACCTCGTACATCTGCTCGACGAACGACAAGGGTCGTGGCCTCCCCGTGACCTCGGGGCTCGCCGCCCACTACTCGGCGCGGCGCACGCTCTCGGTCGTCCGTGACGGCTCGGACGTGGTGAGCGCCTGGAACGACCTGAGCGGCAACGGGCGTCACCTGAGCGTATCGGGCTCGGCGCCTGTCTACGCCTCCGGTCTCATCAACGGACGCCCGGCGCTGAACTTCGATGGCGCCGCCCGTCGAATGGTGAGCCCGGCCTTCCCCATCGCGAGCGAGGTCACCGTCTTCGCCGTCGTCCAGTGGCGCACGCCGGAGACATGGGGGGCCATCGCCCACCATGGAAGCCGGGACAACGACTGGTCGATGGAGCAGTCGGGCTTCGACCCGTCCACGGTCACCCACTTCCAGTCACAGAACGACAACACCGGCAACGAGCTCACGCTCACCAGCGGGGGCAACTACGTGCTCGCCGGTCGCATCGCCGGCACGGCGCGGACCTTCTCCGCCAGCGACCTGTCGGGAACGACCTCGGCGACTGGCAGCGGCGTGAGCATCACACCCGGAAGCAAGGTCCTCTACGTGGGTAGCTCGGAGATCTCCGAGGATTCTCGCGCTTACATCGGGGAGCTCGTGTACTTCACCCGCGCCCTCTCGGACGCCGAGCGAGATCAGGTGATCGCGTACCTCCAAAGCCAGTGGGGGCTCTGAGCCGGAACCGCGCATAGCGCGGGCCTGACCGGACAGACACGAAAGGCACTCGGCCACCCGGCCGGGTGCCTTTCTCACGTCTGGCAAGCGACGCGGCGTGAGCGTCGAAGCTGATGCTACTCGACGATCCAGCAGCCGAGGTCGATGCCCGCCGGCGGGAGCGGCCCGAGGGCGTTCGACTGCCCGGCAAGACCCAGCGCCGTCGTGGACGACGCCGGGGGGGAGGCCAGCCGTCCAGCAGGTCCTCCAGGCCGTGATGGCGGACGGTCCACGGGCGTCCGCGAAGTCGACCAGCCGACGAACGTCGAGGTCGCCACCGAGCTTTTCGGATCAGCCGTCGTAGTCGAAGGTTCGGGTCGCCGCGCCGCCGCCGGGCGGGTCGCGCAGGAGCCAGGTCACGCCGCGCACGACGCCCACGGTGTCGACGCCGTCGCCGTCCCAGTCGCCGAAGACGTGTACGTCGCCGGAGGATCCGAAGGCGTAGCTCACGTCGGCCGGACCGGCGCTGTTCGTGTTGCGAAGGTGCACGAGGTTGCCGCGCACCACGCCGACGGTGTCGACGCCGTCGCCGTCCCAGTCGCCGGCGACGTAGCGATCGCCCGCGCTCCCGTAGCGGAAGCTCGTCACTCGACCGCGGTCGTCGCGCAGGTGCACCGTCCGGTCGCGCACGTAGCCGGCGGTGTCGACGCCGTCGCCGTCCCAGTCTCCGAGCACGAACCGGTCCCCGGCCGCGCCGAAGTCGAAGCTGCCCCCGCCCCGGACGAACCAGGTCCCGTCGCGCACCGCGACCGCCTCGTCGTCCCCGTCCCCGTCGAGGTCGCCGGCGAGGTGAGCGTCGCTGGCGCGGGCCCACTCGAAGACGCGGTCGTGCCCGCCCGCGCTCGCGTCGTCGCGGAGGTACCAGGAGTTGCCCATCATCGCGCCGGGGCCGTCGGCGCCGTCGCCGTCCCAGTCGCCGACCACCGCGTCGTCCAGCGACGCCCAGCGCCCGTAGGCCTCGGCCGCGCCGCTCGGGCGGAAGCCGTCACAGGCGTCGGTGCGGTCGAAGCCGGGGCTCACCGGGAAGCGCACGTCTCGGCGCGTCGGGCGGGTGAAGCTCCTGCCCGCCGGCACCCGGCAGCTCGGTGAGGCGCCGGGCTCGTAGTAGGAGTCGAACGCGTCGGCCCCGCCGCCGAGGTTCTCGAGCAGGGCGTTGCCCGTCCCGTAGAGACAGTAACCTTGCACGTTCTGGGTCA from Sandaracinaceae bacterium includes the following:
- a CDS encoding fibrinogen-like YCDxxxxGGGW domain-containing protein, encoding MFSGCDSGSTGHDASLDGRLPTDGAQPTCELEPCLNGGTCDDSSGTISCICAPGYEGDLCEVDIDDCADAPCQNDGTCIDEVDGFTCDCPDGWAGDTCEEEIEDCDPNPCMNGGTCDDSSGVPVCTCPAGFDGSICNVDIDECDPDPCLNGGACSDGIDSFTCACPPGYVGATCETDVDDCASAPCLNGGTCTDGVDSFTCACAGGYTGPTCSTAPSRRSCLEILNAGESTGSGTYMIDVDAGGPLAPISVYCDMVTDGGGYTYHALTGTGVSTTRRTEANSCQALGMDMVVLRSEAQYNALIAEYPVQTYFRTVPGLYGTVRANYTSCAMNSESNSACSTDWRAIDGGFWWLRNGRYSEPNGDYTVDCWLGTDGQFPHQRFNDGNCGYATGTSYICSTNDKGRGLPVTSGLAAHYSARRTLSVVRDGSDVVSAWNDLSGNGRHLSVSGSAPVYASGLINGRPALNFDGAARRMVSPAFPIASEVTVFAVVQWRTPETWGAIAHHGSRDNDWSMEQSGFDPSTVTHFQSQNDNTGNELTLTSGGNYVLAGRIAGTARTFSASDLSGTTSATGSGVSITPGSKVLYVGSSEISEDSRAYIGELVYFTRALSDAERDQVIAYLQSQWGL